The genomic stretch TCGTGGAACTGCTTCAGGCTGGCCCCCTTCGCGCTCATGTAGTCCTGGGCCAGCCGCTGCACCTCCAGCTTGCCGAACGTGTAGTAGAGGTATGTGGGGTTGTAGGCGCCCCGGCGCGCTTCCTCGTAGGCGTTGGCGGGCTGTTGGAAGCACTTCTCGTGGAACAGGCGCGCGGCCTGCTCCACCGTCCAGCCGGCGGTGTGGAGCTTGATGCCCGCGACGTAGCGGCAGTCGCGCAGCAGGGCCTCGGACAGCTGCGCCAGCCGCAGCTTCGGGTCGCCGTTGCCATAGCCCTGGTCGAGCATCATCTGCTCGGCGTAGTGCGCCCAGCCCTCCGCGTTGCTGCCCACGGCGACGAGCTTGCGCACCTTGGTGGGGAAGCGCGGCGCGTAGAGGAACTGGAGGTAGTGGCCGGGCCACACCTCGTGGATGTTGATGACGGAGACGACGGGCGCGTTGTACAGCCGCAGGTGCTCCTCCTGGTGCTTCGCGTCCCAGTCCGCCTCCACCGGCGTGACGTAGTAGAAGGCCTCCGTCGCGTGGGTCTCGTACGCGCCCGGCGTGTCCATGGACGCGAACGAGCCGGAGCGCGCGTACGGCGGCGTCTCGTCCACGTGGGGGCGCACCTCGGAGGGGATGGTGACCAGGTCCTCGCGCACGAGGAACTCGCGCACGCCCTCCACGGAGCGGCGCACCGTGGGGATGAGGTCCTTCGCCGTGGGGTGGTCGGCCTCCAGCGAGTGCATCACCTGCTCGGGCGTCAGACGCGGGTCGATGCGCTTCGCGGTGGCCACGAAGTCCCGGAAGTCCTTCTCGAGGTTCGCCTCGCCCCTCGCGAGCAGCTCCGGCAGGGGCAGGTCGATCATCTCCTCGTAGCGCAGCTTGGTGAGGAAGCGCTCCTCGCCCAGCGCGTAGCGGCCCGTGGAGCGCGGCAGCAGCTCCTCCTGGAGCCACTTCGCGTAGTCCCGCACCGCCGCGATGGCCGCCGCGTTGGCGGCGGTGAAGTCGGCGAGCAGGGCCGCGTCACCCGCCGCGGCGTCCTTCGCCCAGGTGGTCACCGAGCCCTCGAAGAAGCCCACCGAGCCCTTCGTCATGCGGATGGCCAGGTCGGTGAACTCGCGCGGTGGCGTGCCCATGTTGGCCTTGCCGGCGGAGAACACGGCGGGCACGGCCTTCAGACGGGCAATCACGGAGCGCAGCCGCTCGGCCTTGGGCGCGAAGTCGCGCTTCATCAGCCCGTCGATGGCGCCGCCGGGCAGCCCCGCGTACATCATGGGGTTGTTCTCCCAGCCGCGCACCACGCCCAGCTCGTATTGTTCGGCGAGCAGCTGGCTCTCCAGCGCCTCCGCGTCGATGCGCTCGTCGAAGGACAGGCGCTCGCGGTCCACCGCGCGCAGCCGGCCGAGCAGTGCCTCCAGCTCGCGCAGCCGCGCCTCGATGCGCGGCCGGCTCCAGTCCTCCAGCCGCGCGTCGTACGCGTGGAGCCCCACCGCCGTGCCGCTGGAGGGCGAGAAGTCGAAGGACGCCGCGAAGATGGCGTCCACCAGCTCCGGGAACCGCTCGGACTGCTGGGCGCTGGCCTGGGGGGGCGAGGTCGGCGCGGAGGAGGGGACCTGTTTCGCGCATGCTCCGAGCAGGCAGCAGGCGGAGAGGAGGACGGCGCGGGTGTGCATGCCGTCCTTGTATCAAGGGGCGTCAGCGCTTGCCCAAGAGCTCCAGCGCGGACGTCGTCAGTGCGGTCACACCCGTGCGCAGCGTGCGCTCGCGGTCGGGGGCGAAGCCGGAGGAGTGCAGCGAGGGCAGCGTCTCACCGTTGGCGCGGGCCTGCTCGAAGCGCTGGGGCTCCACCGAGCCCAGCCACAGGAGGACGGCGGGCACGCCCGCTCGCCCATACTCGGAGAAGTCCTCGCCCCCCATGACGGGCTGGGCCTCGCCGACGTTCTTCTCTCCGAGCACGCGCCTCACCGCGTCGGTGAGGCGGCGGGTGAGGACCGGGTCGTTGTACGTGGCGGGCGTGCCCTCGGTGACGGCGACGTCGGGGGGACGGGGCGCGTCGGAGGCCAGCGCCTCCGCCTTCGCCACCCGCTCGATGCCCGCGAGCAGGGCCTTGCGCACCTCCGGCTTGTACGAACGCACGGTGAGCTGCAGGCGCACCTCGTCGGGGATGATGTTGTGCTTGGTGCCGCCGTGGATGGAGCCCACCGTCACCACCGCGGGCTCCAGGGGGTGCTTCTCGCGGCTGACCAGGGTCTGGAGGGCGAGGATGGTGCGCGCCGCCATCACCACGGGGTCCACCGTCGTGTGCGGATAGGCGCCATGGCCTCCCTTGCCGTACAGGGTGATGTCCACCGAGTCCACGTTCGCCATGGCGTAGCCGGAGATGGCGTCGATGCGGCCCGCGGGCGCGGAGGCGGTGTTGTGCAGGGCGACCGCGAAGTCGGGCTTGGGGAAGCGCGTGAAGAGGCCGTCCGCCAGCATCTTCCGGGCGCCCGCGCCCACCTCCTCTGCGGGCTGGCCCACCATCATCAACGTCCCGCTCCAGCGGTCCTTGTTGCGCGCCAGCAGCGTCGCCGTGCCGAGCCACACCGTCATGTGCATGTCGTGGCCGCAGGCGTGCATCGCGGGAACCTTCTCGCCCGCGTCGTTCCTCG from Myxococcus stipitatus encodes the following:
- a CDS encoding DUF885 domain-containing protein, whose translation is MHTRAVLLSACCLLGACAKQVPSSAPTSPPQASAQQSERFPELVDAIFAASFDFSPSSGTAVGLHAYDARLEDWSRPRIEARLRELEALLGRLRAVDRERLSFDERIDAEALESQLLAEQYELGVVRGWENNPMMYAGLPGGAIDGLMKRDFAPKAERLRSVIARLKAVPAVFSAGKANMGTPPREFTDLAIRMTKGSVGFFEGSVTTWAKDAAAGDAALLADFTAANAAAIAAVRDYAKWLQEELLPRSTGRYALGEERFLTKLRYEEMIDLPLPELLARGEANLEKDFRDFVATAKRIDPRLTPEQVMHSLEADHPTAKDLIPTVRRSVEGVREFLVREDLVTIPSEVRPHVDETPPYARSGSFASMDTPGAYETHATEAFYYVTPVEADWDAKHQEEHLRLYNAPVVSVINIHEVWPGHYLQFLYAPRFPTKVRKLVAVGSNAEGWAHYAEQMMLDQGYGNGDPKLRLAQLSEALLRDCRYVAGIKLHTAGWTVEQAARLFHEKCFQQPANAYEEARRGAYNPTYLYYTFGKLEVQRLAQDYMSAKGASLKQFHDAFVSQGSLPLPLVRKLLLR
- a CDS encoding amidohydrolase; the protein is MNRPSLFALSLVLLTLSPAGPALSAAPSPVLGGLDGVYPELDALYRDLHQNPELSFQEEKTAAKLAERLRKLGFEVTTGVGVHGVVALLRNGKGPTVMLRTDLDGLPMEEKTGLPYASKALARNDAGEKVPAMHACGHDMHMTVWLGTATLLARNKDRWSGTLMMVGQPAEEVGAGARKMLADGLFTRFPKPDFAVALHNTASAPAGRIDAISGYAMANVDSVDITLYGKGGHGAYPHTTVDPVVMAARTILALQTLVSREKHPLEPAVVTVGSIHGGTKHNIIPDEVRLQLTVRSYKPEVRKALLAGIERVAKAEALASDAPRPPDVAVTEGTPATYNDPVLTRRLTDAVRRVLGEKNVGEAQPVMGGEDFSEYGRAGVPAVLLWLGSVEPQRFEQARANGETLPSLHSSGFAPDRERTLRTGVTALTTSALELLGKR